The Corynebacterium freiburgense region ATGGAATGGTAGCCGTCGAACAGGTTTTGCAAGAGGAACTCGCCAAAGGTGAGGATTTTGTTTCGGAGAAGGTCCTCCACTTGGTGGCTGCCGGAGGGAAACGTTTCCGCCCTATGTTTGCGCTACTCGCCTCCCAATATGGCGAACGTCCAGGTAGCGATGAAGTTATCCGTGCAGCAGCCGTTGTGGAAATGACACACTTGGCCACTCTCTACCACGATGACGTTATGGATGAGGCTGAACGACGCCGCGGTGTGCCCAGCGCCAACTTCCGCTGGAATAATTCAGTAGCAATCCTGTCCGGCGATTATCTTCTTGCCCATGTATCTCGGCTTATGGCCCAACTCGGCATGGAAACCGTTGCCCATTTCGCTGAAACTTTCGGGGAACTAGTGACCGGACAAATGCGCGAAACTATTGGTCCCGGCGATAGTGATCCTGTGCAGCACTATATGGATGTAATCCGGGAAAAAACCGGCGTTCTTATTGCCTCGGCGGGTTATCTCGGTGGTCTGCATTCAGGTGCGTCGCCCGAGCATACAGATGCATTACGGCGCTTCGGCTACGCCATCGGCATGGTGTTTCAAATCGTTGATGACATTATCGATATCTTCTCGGATAGTAGTCAATCAGGAAAAACCCCTGGAACCGACCTCCGCGAAGGTGTGTTCACACTCCCAGTGCTGTATGCACTTTCGGAAGACACCCCTGTAGGTGAGGAACTCCGAGGACTACTTACCGGCCCTCTAGCCTCAGATGAGGAAGTAGCAAAGGCCCTTGCACTTCTGGAGCGCTCGACTGGCCGTGCCCGCGCTCTAGAAGACGTTCATGCCTACCTTGCAGAAGCTCAATCCGAACTTTCCCGACTCCCAGATAATGAGGTCACAACAGCCCTTCGCGCCCTTGCCTCCGTGACTGTGAGTCGCGTGGGGTAATTGTACATCGCTGTGTTTTAATGGTTTTACCTGGCGATTTGTTAATAATCGATGTGCGTATAGTAAAGTCATAACAGCACCGCGCAAGCGAGATGCCCGCCAGGTTGCCCGAGCGGCCAAAGGGAGCGGATTGTAAATCCGCCGGTTTTTACCTTCGTAGGTTCGAATCCTTCACCTGGCACTTTGACCCGTCGCTAAGAATGCGGCGGGTTTTTGCTATTTTGGCCCAGTGAGAAGTCTGTATGCTGAGATAGGTTTGTACTTAAAAACGCTGAATCGGAGTTCCTGTGACCACTGAAGCCTCTTGGCCATTGCGCAATCAAATCGCAGCTTGGGCCGTACACGCATTTACTATGTCAGGCTTATTGTGGGTTCTTCTTGCAGCCCAGGCGCTTATTGATGGTGATGCTAAGCGTATGTGGATGTGGCTCGGCGTCGCTCTTATTGTCGACGCCGCGGATGGCCCCCTCGCCCGCGCAGCCCGCGTCACAGAAGTAGTCCCCTGGTTTTCTGGTGTGATGCTCGACAACGTTGTCGACTACCTTACATGGACATTCTTGCCAGCAATCTTTTTGGCAATTACATTGCCTCTGGGTCCTGATCCATTGCCTTTGGTGGCCGCCACACTAGTGTTAATGTCCTCGATGTTCTGCTATGCGAATACGTTGATGAAGTCATCTGACTGGTACTTCGTAGGATTCCCCGCTGCATGGAACATTGTGATTGTAATTTTATGGTTGTTTGAGCCTGGCGCCATAGGAAACTGGATTGCCATTCTAGTATTCGCTGTCCTTGCTTTGGTGCCGTGGAAATGGGTTCACCCTTTCCGAGTCCGCCAATACCGAATCTTCAATGGATCTGCTGCAGCTGTTTGGGTCCTGGCCACTGGCCTTATGGTCTGGTACTACCCAATAATGCCTATTTGGCTACTTATCCCCTGGATTATTAGTGGGGCCTGGCTATTTATTGTCTCTGTCATTCGGACATGGCGCGATAAGCCCGATATGTGACATTCATATGACCAGAATTGTCCCTGTGCGGCCGCTAGTTAGGTAATCGGCCAAGGAGTTGTTTGGCTACCTGGCGGTCACCCCACATCTTGTAGGTTTCAAGGGCAAAGGTGCCAAAAATCAAGGCGAAGATAATAGCTACTACCTCAGGTGGATAGTGTTTTCCGTGGAAACCAAAATAAATGTACGGCGCCATAAACGAGATAATGGTTGTGATCATTCCCACAAGGCGTTTCCAGAATCTTCGGGCGGTGACCATCGTAAGAATTCCCCAGGTGTAGGGGAGTGCCGTGACTAGATCAATAGTCCAGAGGATAAGCAATGAGCCATGGAATTCTTTGACAAACGTTACGGGTAGTGCGCGGAGTGCGGAGTAGGTGAGTACTACGATGTAGGCGATAAATTTAGGGGAATTTAATAGCCTGCTGAGTCGCGTTCGAGGGATGATCGGAATGCCGCGCTCTATAGTTTTCTCGTAGGTCTCAGAATTTAAGTGGAGGCCATCGATGTGGGTGAGGGCACTCCAAAGGATAATCCGATCTTCATCTGTGAAACGATCAAGAAGCGCGTTCACCAATTGCATTGGTGAAATACCAACGGGCGTTATATGGGTACCAAAGTAATCTTGTGGCGGCCCCATGGGGACTACTAGCCCCTCAGGGAGCCATTCTTCCCAGGTTTTTCGGGTGGTCTCGCTCATTGGAATAAACCAAAGTTTTTCGCGGCGTGAGATACTGTCACGCAAAGTAGCTATAAAGATTTCGCGGAAATCGCTGTGTTCAAGCGCAGGCATGGGAGGCAGTGTTCGGACATCTTTGTCCCGCAGGTCGCTCAAACGATCAATGCCGGCTGTGGAGCGGACTGCATCCGGCTCCAAGCTCAGGTCTTTTCCGAATGCGATATCAAAGAGCCACATCATGGGATTACTGTAGAACAATGCGTGGTGGGCGTCGTTAATTGAGGTCCATTTTCTGCAAAGAATTTGCAGTGGCTTCGTGTTGGTGCCTCGAAAGTGTGCTTTATCCTGGTGATTTGTGTTGTGGCCCCGAAACAGGTTAATCTTTGTGAGGCTTCAGCGGAGCAAGCCAGACTAATCTGGTAACTGCTTTGAAGAAGTTAAGCCCCCTTAGCTCAGTCGGCAGAGCGTTTCCATGGTAAGGAAAAGGTCGACAGTTCGATTCTGTCAGGGGGCTCTGTTCCTTTACTTAGGGTGTAGTCCTAGTTAGAGGGCGGTTTGGCGGTGTAGCTCAGTGGTAGAGCGAACGACTCATAATCGTTAGGTCGCGAGTTCAATTCTCGCCATCGCTACGAGGGTGCCCCTTTTGGGGCGTATCCTGGTCCAACCACATAATGAAATTTTGGCTAATCGTCGAAGTTCTGTTAATGTGGTCGCGTACTGCACACATGTTGTGTGGTCAAAGGGGTGTAGCTCAATTGGCAGAGCAGCGGTCTCCAAAACCGCAGGTTGCAGGTTCAAGTCCTGTCACCCCTGCAAAGTTGTCTCTATAGGTTTTCAAGGAGCACCGTGACTGACGATAAACAGCCGGAGAACCTGGTCGGGGTGTCCCGCCCAGCGGGCAAGCGTCAGGTTTCAAAAGCGGCTACTTCTTCTGCTGAATATGCGGCTCGTCGGGTCGCTAAGGCAAATTCGAGTGGGGATGAATCCCCAGGCGGTGGCGTTGCAAGTTTCTTGCCTGAGGTTGTGCAGGAAATGAAAAAGGTTATTTGGCCCACGGCTCGCCAAATGGTCGTATATACGCTGATTGTGTTTGCGTTTCTTATTGTGCTGACTGCCTTGGTATCAGGCGTTGATTTTCTTGCAGGCCTTGGTGTTGAGAAGATCTTATCGCCATAGGGTAGTATGCAATTAAAGTAAAAATATCCCGTCGGAGTCTTATCCGGCGGGATAAAATTTTGTCGAGTACGTAGTACGTAAGTACAAGGTACGATGGCAAGCGCAATACCCATTATTTTTGGCTTTGCTTGAGAGAAAACATTGGAGTACACCTCATGAGTGATAACAGCACAAATATTTTCGACGCCGGTTCTGCCCCTGCAGAGGAGGAAGCTGCGGCGAATGCAGTGGATACGCAGGCTGCTGAGGATGGTGCTGATGTCGCTCATGCTGCGGCTGCATTGGGTGATACGGATAATCAGGAGGATGCAGCGCTCTCTGAATATAAGGCTCGGCTGCGAGCCTATATTCGCGAGCTCAAGAAACTTCCGGGGTCTTGGTACATTATTCAGTGCTATTCAGGGTATGAAAATAAGGTCAAGACGAACCTTGATATGCGTGCCCAGACCCTTGAGGTAGAAGATTATATCTTCGACACAGTTGTCCCGATCGAAGAAGTTGTTGAAATCCGTGATGGCAAGCGCAAGCTTGTAAAGCGCAAATTATTGCCAGGATATGTTCTGGTCCGCATGGAAATCAACGATCGTTCTTGGTCTGTGGTTCGTGATACCCCAGGTGTGACCTCCTTTGTTGGCAATGAAGGCAACGCAACACCCGTGAAGATCCGCGATGTTGCCAAGTTCCTTCTGCCACCTGCAAGCGCCGAAAGCGAAACCGAAGAAAAGACCGCAGCCGCAGAAGGCGAGAAGGTTGTTGCCCAGCCCAAGGCGCAAACTGCGAAGCCTATTGAAGTGGACTACCAGGTGGGTGAAGCCGTGACCATTCTTACTGGTGCGCTTGCCTCCGTATCTGCGACGATTTCTTCGATAGACGCTGAGAATGGCAAGCTGCAGGCACTCGTTTCTATTTTCGGTCGCGAAACTCCTGTAGATCTAACATTCGACCAAGTGGAAAAGATCACCTAGGCAACTTGTTTCTCGACGCCAAACGCCCGCGCGCCTAATACGTGCGGGCGTTTGTGTTGTCTTGAGGCCTTGTGGCTTGTAGTCGAGCCTTGGGCTTGTGGGCCTTGTGATCAGGCAGATTTACACAGGCAGATTTAGCCACTCAGGCAGATTTGACATTGTGCCCGACGGAAATCTGCCTTATCCGCCCCAAAAAACTACCGCTTTTTGTATCACGGAGCCCAACAAAGTTAACCGATACTACTCACTTCAGCTCATCCAAACTAACCTGTGCATATATTTTGGTTGCAGAGCCGACTTTTCCAGCATTTCCCCAATTAGCCAAGCTCCATAGCGTACGGTACAATTTCACTTCGCGTGTGTTTTCGCATGCGTTGTTGTTTTGTTCCCCGGTGGCTTTGGTAATTCTGTTGTTGGATTGCCGGGCATCCGGACGGGGTTTGGCTGCTGGTTTGGGTCATCGTTTCCAGTGGTTGTGTGTGCCTCGTTATCATAGGAAGTAGGTCGAAAGATGCCCCCTAAGAAGAAGGTCTCTGGCCTTATTAAGCTGCAGATTCAAGCTGGTGCTGCTAATCCGGCTCCTCCAGTTGGTCCGGCGCTTGGTGCCCATGGTGTGAATATCATGGAGTTCTGTAAGGCTTATAATGCTGCTACTGAGTCTCAGCGTGGCAATGTGATTCCGGTTGAGATCACTGTTTATGAAGATCGTTCCTTCACCTTTAAACTGAAGACTCCTCCTGCTGCGAAATTGCTGCTTAAGGCTGCTGGTTTGCAGAAGGGTTCTGGCGTTCCGCATACCCAGAAGGTGGGTAAGGTCACTATGGCTCAGGTGCGCGAGATTGCAGAGACCAAGAAGGAAGATTTGAACGCTAACGATATCGACGCCGCGGCGAAGATCATCGCTGGTACCGCCCGCTCTATGGGTATTGAGGTTGAGGATTAATTTTCCTCTGTGGCAGGGCCAGCTCCGGCCCGAACACCACACATTCTTTGTAAAGGATTTTTATTATGAGCAAGAAGTCTAAGGCTTACCGCGCCGCCGCCGAGCTTATCGACGCCGGCCGTATCTACTCTCCATTGGAAGCTGCGAAGCTCGCCAAGGAGACCTCCTCCAAGAACTTTGATGCAACTGTTGATGTTGCTATCCGTCTCGGCGTTGATCCTCGTAAAGCAGATCAGCTTGTTCGTGGCACCGTTTCTCTCCCACACGGTACCGGTAAGAACGTTCGCGTTATTGTGTTTGCCGCTGGTGAGAAGGCTACTGAGGCTGAGGCTGCAGGCGCTGACGTTGTTGGCTCTGAAGATCTGATCGAAAAGATCCAGGGCGGTTGGACGGATTTCGACGCCGCGATCGCCACCCCTGATCAGATGGCTAAGGTTGGCCGTGTGGCCCGTGTGCTTGGTCCTCGTGGTTTGATGCCTAACCCTAAGACTGGCACTGTGACTACCGATGTTGCCAAGGCAGTGACCGAAATCAAGGGCGGTAAGATTTCCTTCCGCGTCGATAAGGCCGCTAACCTTCATGCCGTGCTTGGTAAGGCTTCCTTCGATGCTGAGAAGCTTGCTGAGAACTATGGTGCTCTTATTGAAGAGCTTCTTCGTCTCAAGCCTACCTCCGCCAAGGGCACATACCTTAAGAAGGTCACAATTGCTTCCACTAATGGTCCGGGTATTCCCGTAGATACCACTGTGGTTAAGAATTTCGCTGGCTAAATTCCGTAAGCCTATCCCGTAGCTTTTGGCTACGGGATTTTTTTATGCCCGGATGTTGTGTGGTCAATTTGTTGGCTCGTTTTATAAATCCTTTTATTTTTCCTTGTTTCTACTTATGCTCACGCAAAGGTCATACCTTTACACTTTTCTCACGGGTGTAACCTTTTTTATTAATAGGCTTCGGTTTTTTATATATAATCCCAGTTCAGCGCCGCAGATTAATTGCTATCCGTAATTATATTGATTAGCTTTAGTTAGTATTACTTAAGATCTTGCTTAAATTTTTATACGGTACTAC contains the following coding sequences:
- the secE gene encoding preprotein translocase subunit SecE — protein: MTDDKQPENLVGVSRPAGKRQVSKAATSSAEYAARRVAKANSSGDESPGGGVASFLPEVVQEMKKVIWPTARQMVVYTLIVFAFLIVLTALVSGVDFLAGLGVEKILSP
- the rplA gene encoding 50S ribosomal protein L1, which produces MSKKSKAYRAAAELIDAGRIYSPLEAAKLAKETSSKNFDATVDVAIRLGVDPRKADQLVRGTVSLPHGTGKNVRVIVFAAGEKATEAEAAGADVVGSEDLIEKIQGGWTDFDAAIATPDQMAKVGRVARVLGPRGLMPNPKTGTVTTDVAKAVTEIKGGKISFRVDKAANLHAVLGKASFDAEKLAENYGALIEELLRLKPTSAKGTYLKKVTIASTNGPGIPVDTTVVKNFAG
- a CDS encoding CDP-alcohol phosphatidyltransferase family protein; amino-acid sequence: MTTEASWPLRNQIAAWAVHAFTMSGLLWVLLAAQALIDGDAKRMWMWLGVALIVDAADGPLARAARVTEVVPWFSGVMLDNVVDYLTWTFLPAIFLAITLPLGPDPLPLVAATLVLMSSMFCYANTLMKSSDWYFVGFPAAWNIVIVILWLFEPGAIGNWIAILVFAVLALVPWKWVHPFRVRQYRIFNGSAAAVWVLATGLMVWYYPIMPIWLLIPWIISGAWLFIVSVIRTWRDKPDM
- a CDS encoding polyprenyl synthetase family protein, whose protein sequence is MSNGIGARDLGAQADNTSGFAIDLGNPELEQMLADGMVAVEQVLQEELAKGEDFVSEKVLHLVAAGGKRFRPMFALLASQYGERPGSDEVIRAAAVVEMTHLATLYHDDVMDEAERRRGVPSANFRWNNSVAILSGDYLLAHVSRLMAQLGMETVAHFAETFGELVTGQMRETIGPGDSDPVQHYMDVIREKTGVLIASAGYLGGLHSGASPEHTDALRRFGYAIGMVFQIVDDIIDIFSDSSQSGKTPGTDLREGVFTLPVLYALSEDTPVGEELRGLLTGPLASDEEVAKALALLERSTGRARALEDVHAYLAEAQSELSRLPDNEVTTALRALASVTVSRVG
- the nusG gene encoding transcription termination/antitermination protein NusG, translated to MSDNSTNIFDAGSAPAEEEAAANAVDTQAAEDGADVAHAAAALGDTDNQEDAALSEYKARLRAYIRELKKLPGSWYIIQCYSGYENKVKTNLDMRAQTLEVEDYIFDTVVPIEEVVEIRDGKRKLVKRKLLPGYVLVRMEINDRSWSVVRDTPGVTSFVGNEGNATPVKIRDVAKFLLPPASAESETEEKTAAAEGEKVVAQPKAQTAKPIEVDYQVGEAVTILTGALASVSATISSIDAENGKLQALVSIFGRETPVDLTFDQVEKIT
- the rplK gene encoding 50S ribosomal protein L11; translation: MPPKKKVSGLIKLQIQAGAANPAPPVGPALGAHGVNIMEFCKAYNAATESQRGNVIPVEITVYEDRSFTFKLKTPPAAKLLLKAAGLQKGSGVPHTQKVGKVTMAQVREIAETKKEDLNANDIDAAAKIIAGTARSMGIEVED